A genome region from Flavobacterium sp. CFS9 includes the following:
- the udk gene encoding uridine kinase has protein sequence MLIIGLAGGTGSGKTTVVHQIMNELPDTEVGVISQDSYYKETNNLSFDERALINFDHPRAIDFELLVKHLKALKAGETIDQPVYSFIQHNRTDDTVSTHPRKVMIVEGILILTNPELRDLFDIKIFVHADSDERLIRRLKRDISERGRDIDEVLTRYQNTLKPMHEQFIEPSKAFADIIIPNDKYNTVAIDVVRAVINQRIL, from the coding sequence ATGCTCATTATTGGACTTGCAGGAGGAACAGGAAGTGGAAAAACAACAGTAGTACACCAAATCATGAATGAATTACCGGACACAGAAGTGGGTGTAATTTCTCAGGATTCGTATTATAAAGAGACTAACAATTTGTCATTTGACGAAAGAGCATTAATCAATTTTGACCACCCTCGTGCTATCGATTTTGAATTACTGGTAAAACACCTTAAAGCGTTAAAAGCAGGTGAAACCATCGACCAGCCTGTATATTCTTTCATACAGCACAACAGAACCGACGATACGGTTTCAACTCACCCAAGAAAAGTAATGATTGTTGAGGGAATTTTAATTCTAACCAATCCGGAGTTACGTGATCTTTTTGACATCAAAATTTTTGTTCATGCCGATTCAGACGAAAGATTAATCCGTCGTTTAAAAAGAGACATCTCAGAACGCGGACGTGATATTGACGAGGTTTTAACACGTTATCAAAACACTTTAAAACCAATGCACGAACAGTTTATAGAACCTTCTAAAGCTTTCGCCGACATTATAATTCCAAACGACAAATACAATACTGTGGCAATTGATGTAGTCCGGGCTGTAATTAATCAGAGAATTTTATAA
- a CDS encoding septum formation initiator family protein yields the protein MKIKNPYKDKKWFKLLGNKYVWVLLFFVIWMLFLDNYSYFDHRFLDNQIHELQDNKKYYQDEIKKDQEQIKQLKNPEQIEKYAREKYFMKKDSEDIYIIHFEGDTIQDKE from the coding sequence ATGAAAATAAAAAACCCATATAAAGACAAAAAATGGTTCAAACTCCTAGGCAACAAATACGTTTGGGTGCTACTCTTTTTTGTAATATGGATGTTATTCTTAGATAATTATTCTTATTTTGATCATCGTTTTCTGGACAACCAGATCCACGAATTACAAGACAATAAAAAATACTATCAGGACGAAATAAAAAAAGATCAGGAACAGATCAAACAGCTCAAAAATCCTGAACAAATTGAAAAATATGCCCGCGAAAAGTACTTTATGAAAAAAGACAGCGAAGATATTTACATCATACATTTTGAAGGAGATACCATTCAAGATAAAGAATAA
- a CDS encoding methylmalonyl-CoA mutase subunit beta — translation MATTLFDDFSPISSKQWKQKIQFELDGADYNQTVIWNSPEDIQVKPFYHIDEASKAVTVKTQVSNFKICQNIFVYDVEKSIQRAINTLERGAESLRFTIEDKTTDVQKLLETLPLENRIVYFNLNFISIDFVKLLDQISIQKKATFYCNIDPIGQLAREGNWFSTPDKNNFETLEKISKATANVSFLSIDSGLYQNAGANITQQIAYSLAHANEYLNRFPNTSKPIVFEVSVGTNYFFEIAKLRALRMLFKLIAAEYNSDLECHLLVTPTKRNKTIYDYNVNMLRTTTECMSAILGGADAVANLPYDALYHKDNEFGDRIARNQLLVLKHESYFDKVDNPADGSYYIESLTMQLAEKSLTLFKDIEANGGFLKLLNDGTIKKKIQESAAKEQELFDSKKEILLGTNKHPNKEDKMKHDLELFPFVKIKPRKTLITPIIEKRLAEKLEQERLELE, via the coding sequence ATGGCCACTACCCTGTTCGACGATTTTAGTCCGATTTCATCCAAACAATGGAAACAAAAAATTCAGTTTGAATTAGATGGAGCCGATTACAACCAAACTGTAATTTGGAATTCTCCCGAAGACATTCAGGTAAAACCATTTTACCACATTGATGAAGCTTCAAAGGCTGTAACAGTAAAAACTCAGGTATCCAACTTTAAAATTTGCCAGAACATTTTTGTTTATGATGTTGAGAAATCAATTCAAAGAGCCATCAATACACTTGAAAGAGGTGCTGAAAGCCTGCGTTTCACCATTGAAGACAAAACCACTGATGTTCAAAAATTACTGGAAACACTTCCTTTAGAAAACAGAATTGTTTACTTTAATTTGAATTTCATTTCAATCGATTTCGTAAAATTACTGGACCAGATTTCAATTCAGAAGAAGGCTACTTTTTATTGCAATATTGACCCTATTGGACAATTGGCAAGAGAAGGAAACTGGTTTTCCACGCCAGATAAAAACAATTTTGAAACACTGGAAAAAATTTCAAAAGCAACAGCCAATGTTTCATTCTTAAGTATCGACTCCGGTTTGTATCAAAATGCAGGTGCTAATATTACGCAGCAAATTGCTTATAGCCTGGCACATGCCAATGAATACCTGAATCGCTTTCCGAATACATCAAAACCAATTGTTTTTGAAGTTTCAGTAGGAACTAATTATTTCTTTGAAATTGCCAAGCTTCGTGCATTGCGTATGCTTTTCAAACTAATTGCTGCCGAATATAATTCTGACTTAGAATGTCATTTATTGGTAACTCCTACCAAACGAAATAAAACGATTTACGATTACAATGTCAACATGTTGCGTACAACCACAGAATGCATGTCGGCTATTTTAGGCGGTGCAGATGCTGTAGCCAACTTGCCTTACGATGCTTTGTATCATAAAGACAATGAATTTGGCGATCGTATTGCCCGCAATCAGTTACTGGTTTTAAAACACGAAAGTTACTTTGACAAGGTAGATAATCCGGCAGACGGAAGTTATTACATTGAAAGTCTAACGATGCAGCTAGCCGAAAAAAGTTTAACGTTGTTTAAAGACATTGAAGCAAACGGAGGTTTCTTAAAACTTTTGAATGACGGAACGATCAAGAAGAAAATTCAGGAAAGTGCCGCAAAAGAACAGGAATTATTCGATTCTAAAAAAGAAATCCTGTTAGGCACCAACAAACATCCGAACAAAGAAGACAAAATGAAACATGATTTAGAATTGTTTCCTTTCGTAAAAATAAAACCAAGAAAAACATTAATTACTCCAATAATAGAAAAAAGATTAGCCGAAAAACTGGAGCAGGAACGTTTAGAACTTGAATAA
- the scpA gene encoding methylmalonyl-CoA mutase has translation MIRKDLTHIKLDVNREELDELTHSSESVTHNFSTAEGIELKKRYSEKDLEDLEFLDFGAGFTPNLRGPYATMYVRRPWTIRQYAGFSTAEESNAFYRRNLAAGQKGLSIAFDLPTHRGYDSDHERVVGDVGKAGVAIDSVEDMKILFDQIPLDEMSVSMTMNGAVLPIMAFYIVAAEEQGVPIGKLSGTIQNDILKEFMVRNTYIYPPTPSMKIIADIFEFTSQKMPKFNSISISGYHMQEAGATADIELAYTLADGLEYIRTGLSTGMSIDDFAPRLSFFWAIGMNHFMEIAKMRAGRMIWAKLVQQFNPKSDKSLALRTHCQTSGWSLTEQDPFNNVARTCIEATAAAFGGTQSLHTNALDEAIALPTDFSARIARNTQIFLQEETKITKTVDPWGGSYYVESLTDEILKSTWKLIEEVEELGGMTKAIEAGIPKLRIEEAAARKQARIDSGQDIIVGVNQFRLEKEDPLHILDVDNQMVRKQQVDQLKKIKETRDTEKVNQSLEKLIHCAKTGEGNLLAIATEAARYRATLGEISDALESVFGRFKAQIKSFSGVYSAAIKNDENFEKAKQLADVFAKQEGRRPRIMIAKMGQDGHDRGAKVVATGYADVGFDVDIGPLFQTPAEAAKQAVENDVHILGVSSLAAGHKTLVPQVIEELKKHGREDIMVIVGGVIPAQDYQFLFDAGAVAVFGPGTKISEAAIKILEILID, from the coding sequence ATGATTAGAAAAGACCTTACACATATTAAGTTAGATGTTAACCGTGAAGAGTTAGACGAACTGACACATAGCTCAGAATCCGTAACTCATAACTTCAGCACGGCCGAAGGAATTGAACTCAAAAAAAGATATTCCGAAAAGGATCTTGAAGATTTAGAATTTCTTGATTTTGGAGCCGGTTTTACACCCAACTTGCGCGGACCTTATGCTACCATGTATGTGAGACGTCCATGGACTATTCGTCAATATGCCGGATTTTCGACCGCTGAAGAGAGTAATGCTTTTTACAGAAGAAATTTAGCTGCAGGACAAAAAGGACTTTCGATTGCCTTCGATTTACCTACCCACCGTGGTTACGATTCCGATCATGAAAGAGTGGTTGGTGATGTTGGAAAAGCCGGAGTAGCCATCGATTCTGTTGAAGACATGAAAATATTATTCGATCAGATTCCATTGGATGAAATGTCCGTTTCAATGACTATGAATGGAGCCGTTTTACCTATTATGGCTTTTTATATCGTTGCGGCCGAAGAACAAGGCGTACCTATTGGAAAGTTATCCGGAACTATCCAAAACGATATTCTAAAAGAATTCATGGTGCGTAATACTTATATTTACCCTCCGACTCCTTCGATGAAAATCATTGCAGACATCTTCGAATTTACAAGTCAAAAGATGCCTAAATTCAATTCTATTTCTATTTCAGGATACCACATGCAGGAGGCGGGTGCCACTGCCGATATCGAATTGGCCTACACCTTAGCCGACGGTCTGGAATACATTAGAACCGGTCTCTCCACCGGAATGAGTATTGATGATTTTGCTCCCCGATTGTCTTTCTTTTGGGCTATCGGAATGAATCATTTTATGGAAATTGCCAAAATGAGAGCAGGTCGAATGATCTGGGCAAAACTGGTACAGCAATTCAATCCTAAAAGTGACAAGTCTTTGGCGCTTAGAACTCATTGTCAAACCAGTGGATGGAGTTTAACCGAACAAGATCCGTTTAATAATGTTGCCAGAACCTGTATCGAAGCCACAGCAGCTGCTTTTGGAGGAACACAGTCACTGCATACAAACGCATTAGATGAGGCTATTGCTTTGCCAACTGACTTCTCGGCAAGAATCGCCCGAAATACTCAGATCTTTTTACAGGAAGAAACTAAAATTACCAAGACTGTTGATCCGTGGGGAGGAAGTTATTATGTGGAAAGCTTAACGGACGAAATTCTCAAAAGTACCTGGAAACTTATCGAAGAAGTGGAAGAATTAGGCGGAATGACCAAAGCCATTGAAGCCGGAATTCCGAAATTAAGAATCGAAGAAGCTGCAGCAAGAAAACAGGCCAGAATAGACAGCGGGCAGGATATCATTGTAGGTGTAAATCAATTTAGATTAGAAAAAGAAGATCCGCTACACATTCTGGATGTTGACAACCAAATGGTTCGCAAGCAGCAAGTGGATCAGCTTAAAAAAATTAAAGAAACCAGAGATACTGAAAAAGTAAATCAATCACTCGAAAAATTAATTCATTGTGCAAAAACCGGAGAAGGTAACTTACTAGCAATCGCCACTGAAGCTGCCCGATACAGAGCAACTTTAGGAGAGATTAGCGATGCCCTTGAAAGTGTATTCGGCAGATTCAAAGCACAAATTAAATCCTTTAGCGGTGTGTATAGTGCAGCAATAAAAAACGACGAGAATTTTGAAAAGGCAAAACAACTAGCAGACGTTTTTGCCAAACAAGAAGGAAGACGTCCCAGAATTATGATTGCCAAAATGGGACAGGACGGACATGACCGTGGTGCAAAAGTGGTCGCTACCGGTTATGCCGATGTAGGTTTCGACGTAGACATAGGTCCGCTTTTCCAGACTCCCGCCGAGGCTGCCAAACAAGCGGTTGAAAATGACGTACACATCTTAGGAGTTTCATCGCTCGCAGCCGGACATAAAACTTTAGTCCCTCAGGTGATTGAAGAGCTTAAAAAACACGGACGAGAAGATATTATGGTTATTGTGGGAGGAGTAATTCCTGCTCAGGATTACCAATTTCTCTTTGATGCCGGAGCAGTAGCAGTGTTTGGTCCGGGAACCAAAATTAGTGAAGCAGCCATTAAAATCTTAGAAATTTTAATTGATTAA
- a CDS encoding peptidoglycan-binding protein LysM, whose amino-acid sequence MIKKWYFYASLIVIITFLTLGFKPFNLETKPWFLIEKTDGSEYVYPSLEEDDYPTLHKLNTPFTGKRLIGFKEAVAFKESQGKYRLVNSLGYMGKYQFGTQALRAIGVQNNKAFLKDPALQEKAFLVLLSKNKWILRNEIEKYEGKIINGIEITESGILAAAHLGGAGSVKNFFKNKGGQHFRDAYGTSLKSYLKAFGGYDLSYIEADSNATIHN is encoded by the coding sequence ATGATAAAGAAGTGGTATTTTTATGCGAGTTTGATCGTTATTATTACATTTTTGACTTTGGGTTTTAAACCCTTTAATCTGGAAACCAAACCGTGGTTTCTAATAGAAAAAACAGATGGATCTGAATACGTATATCCATCATTAGAAGAGGATGATTATCCTACCTTACACAAATTAAACACCCCATTTACCGGAAAACGCCTTATTGGATTCAAAGAAGCTGTAGCTTTTAAGGAATCTCAAGGGAAATATCGTTTGGTAAATTCACTTGGTTACATGGGGAAATATCAATTTGGGACTCAGGCACTGAGAGCTATTGGTGTTCAAAACAACAAAGCCTTTTTAAAAGACCCTGCCTTACAGGAAAAAGCATTTCTGGTGTTATTGTCTAAAAACAAATGGATTTTGCGCAATGAGATCGAGAAGTATGAAGGGAAAATTATTAACGGTATTGAAATTACAGAGTCTGGTATTTTAGCTGCCGCGCATCTTGGTGGTGCAGGTTCAGTTAAAAACTTTTTTAAGAACAAAGGAGGTCAGCACTTTAGAGATGCCTATGGGACTTCGTTGAAAAGCTACCTGAAAGCCTTTGGAGGTTATGATCTTTCTTATATTGAAGCGGATAGTAACGCTACAATACACAATTAA
- a CDS encoding DUF2279 domain-containing protein has product MNFKSLFFLSVLGLWSVFSVNAQSRVERFLTPSDTLNKKRQNTVIFTEAALASVTLLGLNQLWYADYPRSNFHFINDNNEWLQMDKVGHMYSAYHLGRFGAEMMKWSGADQKNQLIYGAGFGFAFLTAVEVLDGFSSEWGASSGDVIANATGTALYVSQELLWKEQRIVPKFSFHTTQYANLRPKVLGSSLNEQLLKDYNGQTYWLSVNLHSFAKESKIPKWLNLAFGYGADGMLTGNLQNDNPDFTQNPKRFRKIYLSFDVNLTKIETKSHFLKTIFSVFNTIKIPAPTLEYSANKGLKAHAFYF; this is encoded by the coding sequence TTGAATTTTAAAAGCCTATTTTTTTTATCGGTTTTAGGGTTATGGAGTGTTTTTTCTGTGAATGCTCAAAGTAGGGTTGAACGTTTTTTAACACCTTCGGATACTTTAAATAAAAAAAGACAAAATACAGTTATATTTACCGAAGCTGCTTTGGCTTCGGTAACTTTACTGGGTTTGAATCAGCTTTGGTATGCTGATTATCCTCGTTCGAATTTCCACTTTATAAATGACAATAACGAATGGCTTCAGATGGATAAGGTGGGGCATATGTATTCGGCTTATCATTTGGGAAGATTTGGTGCTGAAATGATGAAATGGAGCGGAGCTGATCAAAAAAATCAATTAATTTACGGAGCAGGTTTCGGTTTTGCCTTTTTGACGGCTGTCGAAGTATTGGATGGATTTTCATCAGAATGGGGTGCTTCTTCAGGAGATGTTATTGCTAATGCCACCGGTACTGCCTTATATGTTTCTCAGGAATTACTTTGGAAAGAACAGCGTATCGTTCCAAAATTCTCTTTTCATACGACACAATATGCGAATTTAAGACCTAAAGTATTGGGAAGTTCGTTAAACGAACAGCTTTTGAAAGATTATAATGGACAAACCTATTGGCTCTCTGTAAATCTTCATTCCTTCGCAAAAGAAAGTAAAATTCCAAAGTGGTTAAATTTGGCTTTTGGATATGGAGCCGATGGAATGTTAACCGGAAATTTACAAAATGATAATCCTGATTTCACACAAAACCCGAAAAGATTTCGTAAGATTTATCTTAGTTTTGACGTAAATTTGACGAAAATTGAAACAAAATCACATTTTTTAAAGACTATTTTTTCCGTTTTTAACACGATAAAAATTCCGGCGCCAACGCTCGAATACTCCGCCAATAAAGGGCTTAAAGCACATGCCTTCTATTTTTAG